The following proteins are co-located in the Triticum aestivum cultivar Chinese Spring chromosome 1A, IWGSC CS RefSeq v2.1, whole genome shotgun sequence genome:
- the LOC123165861 gene encoding peroxidase 1-like translates to MASRSLMVALLLAAVAATCARAQLHEKFYSESCPSVEDVVRREMVRALSLAPSLAGPLLRMHFHDCFVRGCDGSVLLDSANKTAEKDAQPNQTLRGFGFVERVKAAVEKACPDTVSCADVLALIARDAVWLSKGPFWEVPLGRRDGSVSISNETDALPPPTANFTVLTQLFAAVNLDAKDLVVLSAGHTIGTSHCFSFSDRLYNFTGMENPSDIDPTLEPQYMMRLKSKCASLNDNTTLVEMDPGSFKTFDTDYFKLVSKRRGLFHSDGALLTDPFTRAYVQRHATGAFKDEFFADFATSMIKMGNANPLTGSQGEIRKKCNVVNH, encoded by the exons ATGGCGTCGAGGTCTTTGATGGTGGCGCTCCTgctcgcggcggtggcggcgacgtgCGCGCGGGCGCAGCTGCACGAGAAGTTCTACAGCGAGTCGTGCCCCAGCGTGGAGGACGTCGTGAGGAGGGAGATGGTGAGGGCGCTGTCCCTGGCGCCCAGCCTCGCCGGGCCGCTCCTCAGGATgcacttccacgactgcttcgtcagG GGGTGCGACGGGTCTGTTCTGCTGGACTCGGCGAACAAGACAGCGGAGAAGGACGCACAGCCGAACCAGACGCTGCGAGGCTTCGGCTTCGTCGAGAGGGTGAAGGCCGCCGTGGAGAAGGCCTGCCCCGAcaccgtctcctgcgccgacgtgCTCGCCCTCATTGCCAGGGACGCGGTCTGGCTG AGCAAGGGGCCATTCTGGGAAGTTCCCCTCGGCCGGAGAGACGGCAGCGTGTCCATCTCCAACGAGACCGACGCCCTGCCACCTCCTACCGCCAACTTCACCGTGCTCACCCAGCTCTTCGCCGCCGTGAACCTCGACGCCAAGGACCTCGTCGTCCTCTCCGCCGGGCACACGATCGGGAcgtcgcactgcttctccttctCCGACCGGCTCTACAACTTCACCGGCATGGAGAACCCCAGCGACATCGACCCCACGCTGGAGCCGCAGTACATGATGCGGCTAAAGAGCAAGTGTGCCAGCCTCAACGACAACACCACCCTCGTGGAGATGGACCCCGGTAGCTTCAAGACCTTCGACACCGACTACTTCAAGCTGGTGAGCAAGCGGAGGGGCCTCTTCCACTCCGACGGCGCCCTCCTTACTGACCCCTTCACCCGCGCCTACGTCCAGCGCCATGCCACCGGCGCCTTCAAGGACGAGTTCTTCGCCGACTTCGCCACCTCCATGATCAAGATGGGCAACGCCAACCCGCTCACCGGAAGCCAGGGCGAGATCAGGAAGAAGTGCAACGTGGTTAACCATTAA